From Rhodamnia argentea isolate NSW1041297 chromosome 10, ASM2092103v1, whole genome shotgun sequence, a single genomic window includes:
- the LOC115729306 gene encoding mitogen-activated protein kinase 20-like isoform X2, with amino-acid sequence MQQDQRKKSSAEMDFFSEYGDANRYKIQEVIGKGSYGVVCSAIDTHTGEKVAIKKIHDIFEHISDAARILREIKLLRLLRHPDIVEIKHIMLPPSRRDFKDIYVVFELMESDLHQVIKANDDLTKEHYQFFLYQLLRALKYIHTANVYHRDLKPKNILANANCKLKICDFGLARVAFNDTPSTVFWTDYVATRWYRAPELCGSFFSKYTPAIDIWSIGCIFAEVLTGKPLFPGKNVVHQLDLMTDLLGTPSLDTITRVRNDKARRYLTCMRKKQPMPFELKFPNADPLALRLLERLLAFDPKDRPTAEEALADPYFKGLAKIEREPSCQPITKMEFEFERRRVTKEDIRELIFREILEYHPQLLKDYMNGTERTNFLYPSAVDQFRKQFAQLEENGGKSGASAPPERKHVSLPRSTIVHSNSVLPKEQPKINSYKDQPTQAEEASINPSRNFQATQRLPIAKPGRVVGPVVPYENRNIAKDVYDPRTMIRGTVFPSPAVPPAYCYNKASMGKQERHGTEAEREMAAAHAKQIPHCGIAAKLAPDVAINIDTNPFFMTRIGGGKMDNSEERAAIDANFLAAKTQYGSIGTAAAAAANAAAHRKVGSVQFGMTRMY; translated from the exons ATGCAGCAGGATCAGAGGAAGAAG AGTTCTGCAGAAATGGACTTCTTCTCTGAATATGGAGATGCGAATCGATATAAAATTCAAGAAGTCATTGGGAAAGGGAGTTATGGGGTTGTCTGCTCAGCAATTGACACTCACACTGGTGAAAAAGTCGCAATAAAGAAGATACATGATATATTTGAGCACATATCTGATGCGGCTAGAATACTTCGTGAAATTAAGTTGTTGAGGCTTCTACGGCATCCTGACATTGTTGAAATAAAGCACATAATGTTGCCACCTTCCAGAAGagattttaaagatatttaTGTTGTTTTCGAGCTGATGGAGTCAGATCTTCACCAAGTCATCAAAGCTAATGATGACTTAACAAAGGAGCATTACCAGTTTTTTCTCTACCAGCTACTTCGTGCGTTGAAGTATATTCATACGG CAAATGTCTACCATCGAGATTTGAAACCAAAGAACATTTTGGCAAATGCAAATTGTAAGCTCAAAATCTGTGATTTTGGTTTAGCAAGGGTTGCGTTCAATGATACACCTTCCACTGTATTCTGGACT GATTATGTTGCTACAAGATGGTATAGAGCTCCAGAACTGTGTGGATCATTTTTCTCCAAG TATACTCCTGCAATTGACATATGGAGTATAGGCTGCATCTTTGCTGAAGTACTGACTGGGAAGCCACTGTTTCCTGGAAAAAATGTTGTCCATCAGCTGGATCTAATGACCGATCTCCTTGGAACGCCTTCACTAGATACCATTACAAGG GTCCGAAATGACAAGGCAAGAAGATACTTAACTTGCATGAGGAAAAAGCAGCCTATGCCATTTGAGCTGAAATTCCCAAATGCAGACCCTTTAGCGCTGCGGCTATTGGAAAGGCTTCTTGCCTTTGATCcaaaagatcgccctactgctgAAGAG GCATTAGCTGATCCATATTTCAAAGGACTAGCCAAAATTGAAAGGGAACCTTCATGCCAGCCCATTACAAAGATGGAATTCGAGTTTGAGAGACGAAGGGTAACCAAGGAGGATATACGGGAGCTAATTTTCCGAGAAATCCTTGAATATCACCCTCAACTGCTTAAGGACTACATGAATGGAACTGAGAGGACTAATTTTCTATATCCGAG TGCCGTTGATCAATTTAGGAAGCAGTTTGCGCAGCTGGAGGAAAATGGTGGTAAAAGTGGTGCTTCAGCCCCTCCAGAAAGAAAGCACGTGTCTTTGCCAAG GTCGACCATAGTACATTCGAATTCAGTTCTGCCAAAGGAGCAACCAAAAATAAACAGCTATAAGGATCAGCCTACTCAGGCTGAGGAAGCTTCCATAAACCCATCCAGGAACTTCCAAGCAACCCAGAGACTTCCAATCG CCAAACCAGGAAGAGTTGTGGGCCCAGTCGTTCCATATGAGAACAGGAACATTGCCAAAGATGTGTATGATCCTCGAACAATGATCCGAGGTACCGTCTTCCCCTCACCGGCAGTGCCCCCTGCATATTGCTACAATAAAGCGAGCATGGGAAAGCAAGAACGGCATGGGACTGAAGCCGAGAGAGAAATGGCTGCTGCGCATGCCAAGCAGATTCCGCACTGTGGGATTGCAGCGAAGTTAGCGCCAGACGTTGCCATAAACATAGACACGAATCCGTTCTTTATGACTAGGATAGGAGGGGGCAAAATGGATAACAGCGAGGAGCGGGCTGCAATAGATGCCAACTTTTTAGCGGCAAAGACGCAGTACGGCAGCATTGGCACTGCAGCAGCAGCTGCTGCCAATGCGGCTGCTCACCGGAAGGTTGGGTCTGTACAGTTTGGCATGACAAGAATGTATTAA
- the LOC115729306 gene encoding mitogen-activated protein kinase 20-like isoform X4, with protein sequence MDFFSEYGDANRYKIQEVIGKGSYGVVCSAIDTHTGEKVAIKKIHDIFEHISDAARILREIKLLRLLRHPDIVEIKHIMLPPSRRDFKDIYVVFELMESDLHQVIKANDDLTKEHYQFFLYQLLRALKYIHTANVYHRDLKPKNILANANCKLKICDFGLARVAFNDTPSTVFWTDYVATRWYRAPELCGSFFSKYTPAIDIWSIGCIFAEVLTGKPLFPGKNVVHQLDLMTDLLGTPSLDTITRVRNDKARRYLTCMRKKQPMPFELKFPNADPLALRLLERLLAFDPKDRPTAEEALADPYFKGLAKIEREPSCQPITKMEFEFERRRVTKEDIRELIFREILEYHPQLLKDYMNGTERTNFLYPSAVDQFRKQFAQLEENGGKSGASAPPERKHVSLPRSTIVHSNSVLPKEQPKINSYKDQPTQAEEASINPSRNFQATQRLPIAKPGRVVGPVVPYENRNIAKDVYDPRTMIRGTVFPSPAVPPAYCYNKASMGKQERHGTEAEREMAAAHAKQIPHCGIAAKLAPDVAINIDTNPFFMTRIGGGKMDNSEERAAIDANFLAAKTQYGSIGTAAAAAANAAAHRKVGSVQFGMTRMY encoded by the exons ATGGACTTCTTCTCTGAATATGGAGATGCGAATCGATATAAAATTCAAGAAGTCATTGGGAAAGGGAGTTATGGGGTTGTCTGCTCAGCAATTGACACTCACACTGGTGAAAAAGTCGCAATAAAGAAGATACATGATATATTTGAGCACATATCTGATGCGGCTAGAATACTTCGTGAAATTAAGTTGTTGAGGCTTCTACGGCATCCTGACATTGTTGAAATAAAGCACATAATGTTGCCACCTTCCAGAAGagattttaaagatatttaTGTTGTTTTCGAGCTGATGGAGTCAGATCTTCACCAAGTCATCAAAGCTAATGATGACTTAACAAAGGAGCATTACCAGTTTTTTCTCTACCAGCTACTTCGTGCGTTGAAGTATATTCATACGG CAAATGTCTACCATCGAGATTTGAAACCAAAGAACATTTTGGCAAATGCAAATTGTAAGCTCAAAATCTGTGATTTTGGTTTAGCAAGGGTTGCGTTCAATGATACACCTTCCACTGTATTCTGGACT GATTATGTTGCTACAAGATGGTATAGAGCTCCAGAACTGTGTGGATCATTTTTCTCCAAG TATACTCCTGCAATTGACATATGGAGTATAGGCTGCATCTTTGCTGAAGTACTGACTGGGAAGCCACTGTTTCCTGGAAAAAATGTTGTCCATCAGCTGGATCTAATGACCGATCTCCTTGGAACGCCTTCACTAGATACCATTACAAGG GTCCGAAATGACAAGGCAAGAAGATACTTAACTTGCATGAGGAAAAAGCAGCCTATGCCATTTGAGCTGAAATTCCCAAATGCAGACCCTTTAGCGCTGCGGCTATTGGAAAGGCTTCTTGCCTTTGATCcaaaagatcgccctactgctgAAGAG GCATTAGCTGATCCATATTTCAAAGGACTAGCCAAAATTGAAAGGGAACCTTCATGCCAGCCCATTACAAAGATGGAATTCGAGTTTGAGAGACGAAGGGTAACCAAGGAGGATATACGGGAGCTAATTTTCCGAGAAATCCTTGAATATCACCCTCAACTGCTTAAGGACTACATGAATGGAACTGAGAGGACTAATTTTCTATATCCGAG TGCCGTTGATCAATTTAGGAAGCAGTTTGCGCAGCTGGAGGAAAATGGTGGTAAAAGTGGTGCTTCAGCCCCTCCAGAAAGAAAGCACGTGTCTTTGCCAAG GTCGACCATAGTACATTCGAATTCAGTTCTGCCAAAGGAGCAACCAAAAATAAACAGCTATAAGGATCAGCCTACTCAGGCTGAGGAAGCTTCCATAAACCCATCCAGGAACTTCCAAGCAACCCAGAGACTTCCAATCG CCAAACCAGGAAGAGTTGTGGGCCCAGTCGTTCCATATGAGAACAGGAACATTGCCAAAGATGTGTATGATCCTCGAACAATGATCCGAGGTACCGTCTTCCCCTCACCGGCAGTGCCCCCTGCATATTGCTACAATAAAGCGAGCATGGGAAAGCAAGAACGGCATGGGACTGAAGCCGAGAGAGAAATGGCTGCTGCGCATGCCAAGCAGATTCCGCACTGTGGGATTGCAGCGAAGTTAGCGCCAGACGTTGCCATAAACATAGACACGAATCCGTTCTTTATGACTAGGATAGGAGGGGGCAAAATGGATAACAGCGAGGAGCGGGCTGCAATAGATGCCAACTTTTTAGCGGCAAAGACGCAGTACGGCAGCATTGGCACTGCAGCAGCAGCTGCTGCCAATGCGGCTGCTCACCGGAAGGTTGGGTCTGTACAGTTTGGCATGACAAGAATGTATTAA
- the LOC115729306 gene encoding mitogen-activated protein kinase 20-like isoform X3 produces the protein MLKEISMPQSSAEMDFFSEYGDANRYKIQEVIGKGSYGVVCSAIDTHTGEKVAIKKIHDIFEHISDAARILREIKLLRLLRHPDIVEIKHIMLPPSRRDFKDIYVVFELMESDLHQVIKANDDLTKEHYQFFLYQLLRALKYIHTANVYHRDLKPKNILANANCKLKICDFGLARVAFNDTPSTVFWTDYVATRWYRAPELCGSFFSKYTPAIDIWSIGCIFAEVLTGKPLFPGKNVVHQLDLMTDLLGTPSLDTITRVRNDKARRYLTCMRKKQPMPFELKFPNADPLALRLLERLLAFDPKDRPTAEEALADPYFKGLAKIEREPSCQPITKMEFEFERRRVTKEDIRELIFREILEYHPQLLKDYMNGTERTNFLYPSAVDQFRKQFAQLEENGGKSGASAPPERKHVSLPRSTIVHSNSVLPKEQPKINSYKDQPTQAEEASINPSRNFQATQRLPIGRVVGPVVPYENRNIAKDVYDPRTMIRGTVFPSPAVPPAYCYNKASMGKQERHGTEAEREMAAAHAKQIPHCGIAAKLAPDVAINIDTNPFFMTRIGGGKMDNSEERAAIDANFLAAKTQYGSIGTAAAAAANAAAHRKVGSVQFGMTRMY, from the exons ATGCTGAAAGAAATCTCTATGCCTCAGAGTTCTGCAGAAATGGACTTCTTCTCTGAATATGGAGATGCGAATCGATATAAAATTCAAGAAGTCATTGGGAAAGGGAGTTATGGGGTTGTCTGCTCAGCAATTGACACTCACACTGGTGAAAAAGTCGCAATAAAGAAGATACATGATATATTTGAGCACATATCTGATGCGGCTAGAATACTTCGTGAAATTAAGTTGTTGAGGCTTCTACGGCATCCTGACATTGTTGAAATAAAGCACATAATGTTGCCACCTTCCAGAAGagattttaaagatatttaTGTTGTTTTCGAGCTGATGGAGTCAGATCTTCACCAAGTCATCAAAGCTAATGATGACTTAACAAAGGAGCATTACCAGTTTTTTCTCTACCAGCTACTTCGTGCGTTGAAGTATATTCATACGG CAAATGTCTACCATCGAGATTTGAAACCAAAGAACATTTTGGCAAATGCAAATTGTAAGCTCAAAATCTGTGATTTTGGTTTAGCAAGGGTTGCGTTCAATGATACACCTTCCACTGTATTCTGGACT GATTATGTTGCTACAAGATGGTATAGAGCTCCAGAACTGTGTGGATCATTTTTCTCCAAG TATACTCCTGCAATTGACATATGGAGTATAGGCTGCATCTTTGCTGAAGTACTGACTGGGAAGCCACTGTTTCCTGGAAAAAATGTTGTCCATCAGCTGGATCTAATGACCGATCTCCTTGGAACGCCTTCACTAGATACCATTACAAGG GTCCGAAATGACAAGGCAAGAAGATACTTAACTTGCATGAGGAAAAAGCAGCCTATGCCATTTGAGCTGAAATTCCCAAATGCAGACCCTTTAGCGCTGCGGCTATTGGAAAGGCTTCTTGCCTTTGATCcaaaagatcgccctactgctgAAGAG GCATTAGCTGATCCATATTTCAAAGGACTAGCCAAAATTGAAAGGGAACCTTCATGCCAGCCCATTACAAAGATGGAATTCGAGTTTGAGAGACGAAGGGTAACCAAGGAGGATATACGGGAGCTAATTTTCCGAGAAATCCTTGAATATCACCCTCAACTGCTTAAGGACTACATGAATGGAACTGAGAGGACTAATTTTCTATATCCGAG TGCCGTTGATCAATTTAGGAAGCAGTTTGCGCAGCTGGAGGAAAATGGTGGTAAAAGTGGTGCTTCAGCCCCTCCAGAAAGAAAGCACGTGTCTTTGCCAAG GTCGACCATAGTACATTCGAATTCAGTTCTGCCAAAGGAGCAACCAAAAATAAACAGCTATAAGGATCAGCCTACTCAGGCTGAGGAAGCTTCCATAAACCCATCCAGGAACTTCCAAGCAACCCAGAGACTTCCAATCG GAAGAGTTGTGGGCCCAGTCGTTCCATATGAGAACAGGAACATTGCCAAAGATGTGTATGATCCTCGAACAATGATCCGAGGTACCGTCTTCCCCTCACCGGCAGTGCCCCCTGCATATTGCTACAATAAAGCGAGCATGGGAAAGCAAGAACGGCATGGGACTGAAGCCGAGAGAGAAATGGCTGCTGCGCATGCCAAGCAGATTCCGCACTGTGGGATTGCAGCGAAGTTAGCGCCAGACGTTGCCATAAACATAGACACGAATCCGTTCTTTATGACTAGGATAGGAGGGGGCAAAATGGATAACAGCGAGGAGCGGGCTGCAATAGATGCCAACTTTTTAGCGGCAAAGACGCAGTACGGCAGCATTGGCACTGCAGCAGCAGCTGCTGCCAATGCGGCTGCTCACCGGAAGGTTGGGTCTGTACAGTTTGGCATGACAAGAATGTATTAA
- the LOC115729306 gene encoding mitogen-activated protein kinase 20-like isoform X1, which translates to MLKEISMPQSSAEMDFFSEYGDANRYKIQEVIGKGSYGVVCSAIDTHTGEKVAIKKIHDIFEHISDAARILREIKLLRLLRHPDIVEIKHIMLPPSRRDFKDIYVVFELMESDLHQVIKANDDLTKEHYQFFLYQLLRALKYIHTANVYHRDLKPKNILANANCKLKICDFGLARVAFNDTPSTVFWTDYVATRWYRAPELCGSFFSKYTPAIDIWSIGCIFAEVLTGKPLFPGKNVVHQLDLMTDLLGTPSLDTITRVRNDKARRYLTCMRKKQPMPFELKFPNADPLALRLLERLLAFDPKDRPTAEEALADPYFKGLAKIEREPSCQPITKMEFEFERRRVTKEDIRELIFREILEYHPQLLKDYMNGTERTNFLYPSAVDQFRKQFAQLEENGGKSGASAPPERKHVSLPRSTIVHSNSVLPKEQPKINSYKDQPTQAEEASINPSRNFQATQRLPIAKPGRVVGPVVPYENRNIAKDVYDPRTMIRGTVFPSPAVPPAYCYNKASMGKQERHGTEAEREMAAAHAKQIPHCGIAAKLAPDVAINIDTNPFFMTRIGGGKMDNSEERAAIDANFLAAKTQYGSIGTAAAAAANAAAHRKVGSVQFGMTRMY; encoded by the exons ATGCTGAAAGAAATCTCTATGCCTCAGAGTTCTGCAGAAATGGACTTCTTCTCTGAATATGGAGATGCGAATCGATATAAAATTCAAGAAGTCATTGGGAAAGGGAGTTATGGGGTTGTCTGCTCAGCAATTGACACTCACACTGGTGAAAAAGTCGCAATAAAGAAGATACATGATATATTTGAGCACATATCTGATGCGGCTAGAATACTTCGTGAAATTAAGTTGTTGAGGCTTCTACGGCATCCTGACATTGTTGAAATAAAGCACATAATGTTGCCACCTTCCAGAAGagattttaaagatatttaTGTTGTTTTCGAGCTGATGGAGTCAGATCTTCACCAAGTCATCAAAGCTAATGATGACTTAACAAAGGAGCATTACCAGTTTTTTCTCTACCAGCTACTTCGTGCGTTGAAGTATATTCATACGG CAAATGTCTACCATCGAGATTTGAAACCAAAGAACATTTTGGCAAATGCAAATTGTAAGCTCAAAATCTGTGATTTTGGTTTAGCAAGGGTTGCGTTCAATGATACACCTTCCACTGTATTCTGGACT GATTATGTTGCTACAAGATGGTATAGAGCTCCAGAACTGTGTGGATCATTTTTCTCCAAG TATACTCCTGCAATTGACATATGGAGTATAGGCTGCATCTTTGCTGAAGTACTGACTGGGAAGCCACTGTTTCCTGGAAAAAATGTTGTCCATCAGCTGGATCTAATGACCGATCTCCTTGGAACGCCTTCACTAGATACCATTACAAGG GTCCGAAATGACAAGGCAAGAAGATACTTAACTTGCATGAGGAAAAAGCAGCCTATGCCATTTGAGCTGAAATTCCCAAATGCAGACCCTTTAGCGCTGCGGCTATTGGAAAGGCTTCTTGCCTTTGATCcaaaagatcgccctactgctgAAGAG GCATTAGCTGATCCATATTTCAAAGGACTAGCCAAAATTGAAAGGGAACCTTCATGCCAGCCCATTACAAAGATGGAATTCGAGTTTGAGAGACGAAGGGTAACCAAGGAGGATATACGGGAGCTAATTTTCCGAGAAATCCTTGAATATCACCCTCAACTGCTTAAGGACTACATGAATGGAACTGAGAGGACTAATTTTCTATATCCGAG TGCCGTTGATCAATTTAGGAAGCAGTTTGCGCAGCTGGAGGAAAATGGTGGTAAAAGTGGTGCTTCAGCCCCTCCAGAAAGAAAGCACGTGTCTTTGCCAAG GTCGACCATAGTACATTCGAATTCAGTTCTGCCAAAGGAGCAACCAAAAATAAACAGCTATAAGGATCAGCCTACTCAGGCTGAGGAAGCTTCCATAAACCCATCCAGGAACTTCCAAGCAACCCAGAGACTTCCAATCG CCAAACCAGGAAGAGTTGTGGGCCCAGTCGTTCCATATGAGAACAGGAACATTGCCAAAGATGTGTATGATCCTCGAACAATGATCCGAGGTACCGTCTTCCCCTCACCGGCAGTGCCCCCTGCATATTGCTACAATAAAGCGAGCATGGGAAAGCAAGAACGGCATGGGACTGAAGCCGAGAGAGAAATGGCTGCTGCGCATGCCAAGCAGATTCCGCACTGTGGGATTGCAGCGAAGTTAGCGCCAGACGTTGCCATAAACATAGACACGAATCCGTTCTTTATGACTAGGATAGGAGGGGGCAAAATGGATAACAGCGAGGAGCGGGCTGCAATAGATGCCAACTTTTTAGCGGCAAAGACGCAGTACGGCAGCATTGGCACTGCAGCAGCAGCTGCTGCCAATGCGGCTGCTCACCGGAAGGTTGGGTCTGTACAGTTTGGCATGACAAGAATGTATTAA